The sequence GCGCCGGCGTAGGGAGAGGGCCGTTGCCGCAGCACCGTGCCGTGGATGTCCGCCAGGTCCGAACCGGTGCCTGGTGCGTCCGCCACGTCGCACCCGTCCAGCGCGGTGGGCGTGCAGGTCCCCGGAGACTCTCCGAAGCTGGATCAGGCGGTTCCCTCTCACCGAAATGGAGACATCATGAGCATTGCCGTTGTACCCCGGCCCGGCATGGGTTGGTGCACCCGCCAAATGAACGAGTGAGTTTCACGTGACGCTCGGGCTTGCGCCCAAGAAATCTCACCCCAAGGTCCCACGGCGTCACGGCGAGGGCGGAAAGTCCCACCTGACCGTGATCCAGGGGCTGGCCGCCCTATCACTGGACGCCCTCAGCTCGGTCGCGTACGGCCCGGAGGCCATCGTCCTCGTGCTGGTGGCCGCCGGTTCGGGCGCGCTCACGGCGATGCTGCCGATCACCCTGGTCATCGCCGGGTTGCTGGCCGTCCTGGTCGTCTCCTACCGCCAGGTGATCGCCGTGCACCCGGACGGCGGTGGAGCCTACGCAGTGGCGAAGAAGGATTTGGGCAGACCGGTCAGTCTGATGGCCGCGGCCGGCCTCATCGTCGACTACGTCCTCACCGTCGCCGTCAGTCTCGCCGCCGGCGCCGCGAACCTCGCATCGGCGTTTCCCGTCCTTTCCGATCATCTTCTGGCCGTATGCCTGATCGCGCTGTTCGCCCTCACCGTCGTCAATCTGCGCGGCATCGCGGACAGCGCGCGGGTGCTGATGCTGCCCGCGGTGCTGTTCATCGTCAGCGTGATCGGTGTCATCGTCGTGGGGCTGTTTCGGGCCCATCCCGCAGCCACGGTCGGAACGTCCCAGTCCTTCCCCGCCGTCGAGGCACTGGGCGTGCTCCTGGTGCTCAAGGCGTTCTCCGCGGGATGCTCGGCGCTGACCGGGGTGGAGGCCATCGCCAACGCCGTTCCGATGTTCCGCCAACCACGCGTCAAGCGGGCGCAACGCACCGAGCTGATGCTGGCCGCGCAGGAGGCCGACGCCGATGTTCTGGGCGCAGTCGAAGAACTGCAGGACCATCGTCACCAGCAGCAGGTGGGTGGCGCCACAGGCCTGCAGGTGGCGCGCAAGAGGTACGCCGGTCAGCTCGGACCTCTCATGGCCACCGGCCACCCACACCGATGACGCAAGAGCCGCCAGGAGCGATGACGTCCGAGCGCGATCAGGCCCGTGATCATGGCACGTCGCCACGGGTTCGCCGGGCAACACGAACGGGCAACCGGCCACCGGTGACGGCGACCAGTGCAGCCAGGTAGGCGGCAGCCAGCAGCCAGCCGGCGATGACATCGCTCGGCCAGTGAACGCCCAGGTAGATCCGTGTGAGGCCGACGCCGGCCGCCCACATCACGGCCAGTCCCCAGACGCACCAGCGCAGGGCGCGCCGTGCGCTGTGCGCGGCGGCCCAGCACACGAGCCCGGCGACAAGTGCGGAGGTGGTGCTGTGCCCGGATGGCATCGAGAAGCCCGACGCGTGCGTCGCCCAGTCGGCGTGCGGTGGTCGCGGCCGGGTGATGGCCAGCATCAACGCCTGTCGCAGCCCCTGGCCGAGCAGGAGTGCAGCGAGGGCGGCGACCGCGCCGACCATCCGTTCTCGTGTGCTGCGCCCGGCGAGGATTCCCGCGAGCGCGGCAAGGAGGTAGGGCCAGACGCCGGTGCCGGAGTCGGTCAACGCCCGGGCTGCCGCTGCGACTGCGTCCGGCCGGTGCGCCAACGCCCAGCCATGCAGCGCCCGATCGCCGGGCAGCGGCGTCTTCCCGTCCGCGGCGATCACGGTGATCACGAGCCCGGCGAAGAGTGCGCCACAGACCGTCGCCACCCACAGTTGGCCAGGCGAGGTTCGGCGGGCACGTCGTGCCCCACGCGGAGGGTCGGCTGTGTCCGGCGCACTCATCGCACCGGCCTCCGTTGGGGAGCACAGTCCACCGCGTAGCGGGCGGCGATCCGCTTGGCCGCGTGGGTCAGCAGGGCGCCCATGAGGGCACCGGCCAGGAGGCCGGCCAGGGCATCGTGGGGGTAATGTGCGCCGATCCAGACGCGGGAGGCGGCCATGAGGAGGGCGGCCGGGGCAGCTATCCACCCCAGCAGGCGGTCGACACTCCACAGGGCGGCGGCCGCCGCTGCGGCGATCACCGCGTGATTACTGGGGAACGACCAGTCACCCAACGCCGGACAGGGGTCCAGCGGCGTGACGGGCAGAACCTGGCAGGGTCGCTGCTCGCTCACCCAGCTCTTGACGACGTCACTGGCCAGGAAGGCGAGCACGACCACAGCCGGCACCGACAGCACGGGCAGTTGCGGCGCTCCGGCCGCGCGAGCCCGCCACCACGCGATGATCATGAGGACGGCGAACAGCCCGAGGCCGTACTCGGACCACACGGAGATCCCCGAATCCACGGCGGCGGGTGCACGATGGGCAAGGCGTGTCACACCGATGTAGAGGCCGTCGTCATAAAAGCCCGGGCCGGCGGAGAGGAAGACGTGGTTCATCGCACCTCTCCTTCGGCAACACCCCGGCCGCGGTGGGCGTGACGGCTCCGCAGAACCTCTCGCGCAAGAGGAAGAAGGGAAAGGAGCACGATGAGGGCGACCAGCGGCAGCAGGTAACGGTCGACGTGGGGAAGGGAGGACCCCAGCGCGTACCCGGCGAGCACCAGGCCCGCGGTCCACACCAGACCGCCGATGGTCTGCCAGCGGAGGAAGACCGCCGCCGGGACATCGAGCGCGCCGGCCAAGGGATTGAGAACGGTGCGAACGACAGGGACGAAGCGTGCCAAGACGATGGCCTTGGCGTGCCCGTACCGCGCCAGCAACGCCTCGGCCCGTTCAGCTCCCTCGTGCAGATGCCGGGACCGGCTGCGGGCGAGAATCACCCGGCCGCCGCGGCGGCCGATCCAATAGCCCACCTGCGCTCCGGACAACGCTCCACCGACCGCGGCGAGGAGAACCTGCCAAAGCGATAGGTGCACCCCTGTTCCGCCGGGCACACACAGCAGGCCCGCGGTGAAGAGCAGGGAGTCACCGGGCAGGAAGAAGCCCACCAGAAGGCCCGTCTCGGCGAAGAGGACGACGGCCACCCCCAGCGCACCGAATGCGGTCAGCAACGACCCGGCGTCCAAGGCGTTGACCGCAAGCTGGCCATGTGCGGCCAAGGCGCCGGATTGTTGGTACAACGGCACGCCAGGCTCCTTCCCGAGGGGTGCGGGCGGCGTTCCGCCCCGACCGACTACAGCGATGTAGTCGGTCTACACACTGTAGACGCTCTCGTGGGACAATGAGTTCCATGACTGAGGAGCGCGGCGCCCGCCGGCCGGCCGGCGAACTGGAAGCGAGCGTGCTGGCCGCGCTGTGGGCCGCAAACGGTGGCCTCACCGCCGGAGAGGTCCGTACGGCCCTGGGGTCTGGACTCGCCCGCACCACCGTGACAACGATCCTGACCAGGCTGCACGAGAAGGGCATGGTCACCCGCTCGCGGTCCGGACGTGGCTACGCCTACCTTCCAGCAGAGGATGCTCCAGGGCTGAGCGCTCGGCGCATGCGCGTCGAACTTGAACGCGGTGAGGACCGCGGCAGCATTCTGGCCCGGTTCGTCTCCGACCTGAGCGACGAGGACGAGAAGACCCTCAGGGCCCTGCTGAACGGCGACGAGGAGACCAGCCCATGAAGTTCGCGGTCTGGCTCCCGCTTCTGATCCCGCTGCTCGCGGTCCCCGTCGCCCGCCGCGTCACCGTGCGGCTCCCCCCGCGCGCCGCCGCGTGGACGCTGGGAGTGTGCTCGGTCCTGTTGGGCGTGTGCAGCACCGGGGCCCTGGGCGTCCTGGCCGTGGGAGGCGCCCTCCAGATCACCCCGATCGCCGCACTGGAAGACATCTCGCCACGCTTGCTGGACGACCGCACGCAGCTGACGCTGCCCGCCGGGATCCTCGCTGCCGGACTACTCGCCGGCGCAGCGGTGTCGGCCGGTGTCGTCGCCGTACGCCACTGGCGGGAAGTGCGAGCAGCCGGACAGGCCGCCGAGGACGCGAGCGGTGAGCTGGCCGTACACGTCGACGAACGCCCTTACGCCTACGCCCTGCCCGGCCCCTTCGGCCGCCGGGGCCGCATCGTGGTCAGCACCGCGATGCTGCGGTCTTTGAACGCCGAAGAGCGCGAGGTCCTCTTCGCCCACGAGCGCGCTCACCTCGCCGGAAAACACCACCTGTTCCTGAGCTGTGCGCACCTGACGGCAACGCTTCACCCGATGCTGCGCGGCCTGCGCGAACCGCTTACCTACGCCCTTGAGCGGTGGGCGGACGAGGTTGCGGCCGAAGCCGTAGGCGACCGGCAGCTCGCGGCCCGCGCGATCGG is a genomic window of Streptomyces sp. Edi2 containing:
- a CDS encoding phosphatase PAP2 family protein gives rise to the protein MITVIAADGKTPLPGDRALHGWALAHRPDAVAAAARALTDSGTGVWPYLLAALAGILAGRSTRERMVGAVAALAALLLGQGLRQALMLAITRPRPPHADWATHASGFSMPSGHSTTSALVAGLVCWAAAHSARRALRWCVWGLAVMWAAGVGLTRIYLGVHWPSDVIAGWLLAAAYLAALVAVTGGRLPVRVARRTRGDVP
- a CDS encoding phosphatase PAP2 family protein, whose amino-acid sequence is MNHVFLSAGPGFYDDGLYIGVTRLAHRAPAAVDSGISVWSEYGLGLFAVLMIIAWWRARAAGAPQLPVLSVPAVVVLAFLASDVVKSWVSEQRPCQVLPVTPLDPCPALGDWSFPSNHAVIAAAAAAALWSVDRLLGWIAAPAALLMAASRVWIGAHYPHDALAGLLAGALMGALLTHAAKRIAARYAVDCAPQRRPVR
- a CDS encoding DedA family protein yields the protein MPLYQQSGALAAHGQLAVNALDAGSLLTAFGALGVAVVLFAETGLLVGFFLPGDSLLFTAGLLCVPGGTGVHLSLWQVLLAAVGGALSGAQVGYWIGRRGGRVILARSRSRHLHEGAERAEALLARYGHAKAIVLARFVPVVRTVLNPLAGALDVPAAVFLRWQTIGGLVWTAGLVLAGYALGSSLPHVDRYLLPLVALIVLLSLLPLAREVLRSRHAHRGRGVAEGEVR
- a CDS encoding BlaI/MecI/CopY family transcriptional regulator, with amino-acid sequence MTEERGARRPAGELEASVLAALWAANGGLTAGEVRTALGSGLARTTVTTILTRLHEKGMVTRSRSGRGYAYLPAEDAPGLSARRMRVELERGEDRGSILARFVSDLSDEDEKTLRALLNGDEETSP
- a CDS encoding M56 family metallopeptidase, which codes for MKFAVWLPLLIPLLAVPVARRVTVRLPPRAAAWTLGVCSVLLGVCSTGALGVLAVGGALQITPIAALEDISPRLLDDRTQLTLPAGILAAGLLAGAAVSAGVVAVRHWREVRAAGQAAEDASGELAVHVDERPYAYALPGPFGRRGRIVVSTAMLRSLNAEEREVLFAHERAHLAGKHHLFLSCAHLTATLHPMLRGLREPLTYALERWADEVAAEAVGDRQLAARAIGKAALAAVVPASRPRLVPGATCGPVPRRVAALMGTGTTGPAGRCGSRRRLVAALLISCLALSAASTLHAASELHSSVEIAESSSGVR